In the Brevinematia bacterium genome, TGAACACTCCTGCGCTTGCTCTATCAAGTCCTGCGATAAGACCTGTTGAAATTGTGATACCGGATCTTGAGATACCGGGTAGGACTCCAATTCCTTGTGCTATGCCAACGAAAATGCTTTCAAGGGGGCCAATGTTTTCAAGTGTTTTGTTTTGTGAGGTGTGGAGGAGGTAGGGAAGGATTAAAATGAAAGAGTTGACGATGAGCAGTATACCAACCAATTTGTAATTCTCTTCTACAGCTTCTCTGAGGAAGGGTTCAAGTATGAGAGCGACTATAACTGTGGAAGCGGTAGCGATTACGATGAGCCAGAATAGTCTACTTTCCTTATCACCAAAGAATCTATAGAATTTGATACCTCCTCTGATCAATGTCATGAATTCACTGAAGAAAAAAGTTATGACGACTATCAATGTAGCGATGTGTAGGAGAACATCAAACCATAAGCTTGTTTTTCCCATGTTTCTAAGATAGTGATCGGCAAGAACAAGGTGTCCCGAGCTACTGA is a window encoding:
- a CDS encoding undecaprenyl-diphosphate phosphatase, producing the protein MDILKAIIMGLIQGIAEFLPISSSGHLVLADHYLRNMGKTSLWFDVLLHIATLIVVITFFFSEFMTLIRGGIKFYRFFGDKESRLFWLIVIATASTVIVALILEPFLREAVEENYKLVGILLIVNSFILILPYLLHTSQNKTLENIGPLESIFVGIAQGIGVLPGISRSGITISTGLIAGLDRASAGVF